The Campylobacter sp. MIT 12-8780 genome has a window encoding:
- a CDS encoding NADP-dependent isocitrate dehydrogenase: MLMTYTLTDESPALATYSFLPIIKAFLASANITIKTADISLAARILASFPEYLKEEQRCEDALDKLSELVKSPQAIIIKTPNISASIPQLKAAIKELQEKGFALPEFPDEPKDEKEKEIKARYAKVLGSAVNPVLRQGNSDRRSTKAVKEYAKCNPYKVVPFEKSSKTRVAYMKEGDFFSNEKAVLITKPSIARIEFTNNKGEKIILKDEIKLEENEILDASFMSAKALDSFYEEQIKLSKDEDLLLSLHLKATMMKVSDPVIFGHCVRVYFKELFARFEDEFKTLSINENNGISELLSKIENSSKKAEILQAYEEILSKSAALSMVNSDKGVTNLHVPSDVIVDASMPAMIKNGAKLYNAKGQVQDTNALIPDKTYAVVYEAVLEDLHKNGTLDPSKLGSVSNVGLMAKKAQEYGSHDKTFIAKEDGVFRILTGDNELLIEQKVQKGDIFRACEAKYDAIVNWIDLGIERAKLSGEEAIFWLDENRASDKIMIELVKARLKEQNANLKILSPKQACLRSLELIREGKNVISVTGNVLRDYLTDLFPILELGTSAKMLSVVPMLAGGAMFETGAGGSAPKQVEQLIEENHLRWDSLGEFLALQAALEFFAQKRQNYQAQVFAQCLDEAIGLWLESNKAPSRKVKEDDNRTSHFYLALYWANELARQGNEKSIQNTFKEVALALSSNEEQIRAEFIDAQGHKVDLGGYYKFDDTKANAVMRASKTFNEILENIGTR; this comes from the coding sequence ATACTGATGACTTACACACTCACAGATGAATCCCCAGCCCTTGCGACTTACTCTTTTTTACCGATTATCAAAGCCTTTTTAGCTTCGGCAAATATCACTATAAAAACAGCTGATATTTCTTTGGCTGCCCGCATACTTGCAAGTTTTCCTGAGTATTTAAAAGAAGAACAACGCTGTGAGGACGCGCTTGACAAGCTTTCTGAACTTGTAAAAAGCCCACAAGCTATTATCATTAAAACACCAAATATCTCAGCTTCTATCCCCCAGCTTAAAGCTGCCATTAAAGAGCTTCAAGAAAAAGGCTTTGCTTTGCCAGAGTTTCCTGATGAACCAAAAGATGAAAAGGAAAAAGAGATTAAAGCAAGATATGCTAAAGTTTTAGGTTCAGCTGTAAATCCTGTGCTAAGACAAGGCAATTCAGATCGCCGCTCAACAAAGGCTGTAAAAGAATACGCCAAATGCAATCCCTATAAAGTCGTACCTTTTGAAAAAAGCTCAAAAACAAGAGTGGCTTATATGAAAGAGGGCGATTTTTTCTCTAATGAAAAAGCAGTTTTAATCACAAAGCCAAGTATAGCTCGTATAGAATTTACAAACAACAAAGGCGAAAAAATCATTTTAAAAGATGAGATAAAGCTTGAAGAAAATGAAATTTTAGACGCTTCTTTTATGAGTGCAAAAGCACTTGATAGCTTTTATGAAGAGCAAATCAAGCTCAGCAAAGATGAAGATTTGTTACTTTCTTTACACCTTAAAGCAACGATGATGAAAGTAAGCGATCCGGTGATTTTTGGACATTGTGTGAGAGTGTATTTTAAGGAGCTCTTTGCTCGCTTTGAAGATGAATTTAAGACTTTAAGTATCAATGAAAACAATGGTATAAGCGAGCTTTTAAGCAAGATTGAAAACTCAAGTAAAAAGGCTGAAATTTTACAAGCTTATGAAGAAATTTTAAGCAAAAGTGCGGCTTTGTCTATGGTAAATTCAGATAAAGGTGTTACGAATTTACATGTTCCAAGTGATGTGATTGTTGATGCTTCTATGCCAGCGATGATTAAAAATGGCGCAAAGCTTTATAATGCCAAAGGGCAGGTGCAAGATACAAATGCTTTGATCCCTGATAAAACTTATGCTGTAGTGTATGAAGCTGTGCTTGAGGACTTACATAAAAATGGCACGCTTGATCCAAGCAAATTAGGCAGTGTGTCAAATGTGGGCTTAATGGCAAAAAAAGCTCAAGAATACGGCTCACACGATAAAACTTTCATCGCTAAAGAAGATGGAGTTTTTCGCATACTTACTGGGGATAATGAGCTTTTAATCGAGCAAAAAGTGCAAAAAGGTGACATATTTAGAGCTTGCGAGGCTAAATACGATGCTATTGTGAATTGGATTGATTTAGGCATTGAAAGGGCAAAATTAAGTGGCGAGGAAGCTATTTTTTGGCTTGATGAAAACAGAGCAAGCGATAAGATCATGATAGAGCTTGTTAAAGCTAGACTTAAAGAACAAAACGCAAATTTAAAAATTCTAAGCCCAAAACAAGCGTGTTTAAGAAGCTTAGAGCTTATCCGTGAGGGTAAAAATGTCATCAGTGTTACGGGCAATGTTTTAAGGGATTATCTAACCGATCTTTTTCCTATACTTGAGCTTGGCACGAGTGCAAAAATGCTTTCAGTTGTGCCTATGCTTGCTGGTGGAGCGATGTTTGAAACAGGAGCAGGTGGCTCAGCACCAAAACAAGTTGAACAGCTTATAGAAGAAAATCACTTGCGTTGGGATAGTTTGGGCGAGTTTTTAGCCTTGCAAGCTGCGCTTGAGTTTTTTGCTCAAAAAAGACAAAATTATCAAGCTCAAGTTTTTGCACAATGTCTTGATGAAGCTATAGGTTTGTGGCTTGAGAGCAACAAAGCACCTTCAAGAAAGGTAAAAGAAGATGACAATAGAACGAGCCATTTTTATTTAGCTTTGTATTGGGCAAACGAGCTAGCAAGAC